The Microcoleus sp. AS-A8 genome segment ATCTATGAAGGGCGTCACGGTCAGCTCGAAGCCGAAGAAGAGTACGAAGACTACGAAGGCGCAATGGACGATGTTGACGAGGAAGATGTTGACGAAGTCGACTCCTATGCAGCAGAGGATGACGAGGGTAGCGAAGAATCATAAGTGTGTAATTTAGGTTCATAGAGTAGGGACAAAAGCAAGATGGCGGAAATTTCGGCAAAACTCGTCAAGGAGCTGCGCGACAAAACCGGCGCTGGCATGATGGATTGCAAAAAAGCGCTCAAAGAGACTGAGGGAGACATCGCCAAGGCCGCTGAATGGCTGCGGCAAAAAGGCATTACCTCAGCCGAGAAAAAAGCGGGTCGCGTAGCCGCTGAAGGACTTGTGGGTAGCTATATCCACACCGGTGGCCGAGTCGGCGTATTGGTTGAAGTGAACTGCGAGACGGATTTTGTGGCTCGCCGCGAGGAATTCCAAGAGTTAGTGCGAAACATCGCGATGCAAGTTGCAGCTTGCCCGAACGTTGAGTACGTGAAGGTCGAGGACATCCCCGCAGAAATGGCACAAAGAGAAAAGGATATTGAGATGGGTCGGGATGACCTAGCGGGCAAGCCTGATAACATCAAAGAAAAGATTGTTGTAGGTCGGATTGAAAAACGCCTGAAAGAGCTGTCTTTGATGGATCAACCCTACATCCGCGACCAAAGTATCTCAGTGGAAGAGTTGGTGAAGCAAACCATTTCTCTGTTGGGTGAAAATATCCAAGTCCGTCGCTTTACGCGCTACGTGCTCGGTGAAGGCATTGAGAAGGAAGAATCCAACTTTGCTGAGGAAGTTGCCGCACAGATGGGCGGTAAGTAAATAGGGGAGGACAGGGGTAAAGCGCTAAAAACTGTCGAGTTCATAGATGTATCTTTATCCCTTGTCCTTTGGGGCTACATCCATAAGACGGGCAAGCTAGTGATTAAGCCCCACTTTGTAGACGTTGCAAACTTTCAGAACGGTTTGGCATGGGTTGTGAGAAAGTAGCTAATTGGCTGAGCGTGTGAGCAGCCTCTTAAACTTCCCCACTAATTCGCGTTACTCCCAGACAGCTCAATCAAACTCAAACTGACCTATCCCTCTTGATCAGCCGTTATCCTGGAGTAGGGAAGTAATAGCTATGCAGTATGGCGAGAGCAATTGAGAGAATTGAGCAAGATTTAGCGGCCTTGGAGGAAGCGACTGCCCTTTTACGGGCAGAACTACATAAGACTTATTCCCAATACCTACAGTTACTCGGACAAGCTGTGCGGCGTCAGCTGATTTTGGCAAGCTATCAAGTTTGTACTCATGGGTATCCGGAAGCGTTTTTGAGTTTGTCTTTCAATCAGCGGCAAAAATTGCAGCAATCCATCCAACAAATGGGAAAGAAGGCTCAAGAACAGTTGCTCTCACACTTAGAAGCGTCGAAAAAAGTAACCAAGGCAGAAGTGACGGACAGCAATGAGCCAGTACCTCAGCCAGAACTCACGAATAGCGAACCACCACAGGATGTTACTCCAGAACCCTTATCTATCGTTGAGCAGGTACCAGGCAACTTAGAAGCGCCAGAGACTATCAACATAACCAACCCAGAACTAACGAAACCCGAACAACTAGCGCAGTGGCAGGAGGAGTTGGAGGAAGCTATAGGACAAACCTTGGAAACTCTCTCTTTGAACACCAACCGTTTATTGCAACAAACGGGTATCATCCCCAGGAAATTACCAGCCGCTGTCTTAGAAGCAGCCACCAAAGCCGATAGTTCTACGGAGTCAGTAACAGTTGGCTCCCCCAATCTCTTAAACTTGTTGATGGAAACCGAAAGTGAGGATGATTCAGAAGACTCAACCTTAACCCGTATCATTGCCATTAACCTGCGTTTGTCAGAAATTGAGTTCGCTGACCCCGCCTTAAATGCTGGACGCAATCAAATTCGGAACCTTTCAGCCAAGAGAAATACGCTCCACCGAGAGTATCACAAAAAACAGCGAGAACGGTCTGTTGCTCAAGCCGAGGCTGCATGGCGAGCAAGCTGGTTTGAGGATTAAGGGCGGAAGGTTGAAAGTTGAGGGTTGAAAGTTGAAGGTTGAAAGTTAAAGATAATAACCTGCAACCTGCAACCGGCACACCGTCAATTTGAAAGAGGGGGAAATTGTGGCAATAGAATCACCCGATTGGCTGCGACTGCAAAAGGCTCTTACCATAGAAGCGGACAAAGGTTTTAGTGACTTGGTGGGTAACCAATATCGCTTCAGTGAATTTCTTTGCCTCTGTTTTGGCAAAACGCCTGACAACCTCATGCCAACGGAGAGACGCCAGTGGCAAGAAACCGCTGCCAAGTTTGCCCTTTATCCCCAGATGACGCTGCAACAACGGCAACATCTGGTCGCCGATACCCGCCGATTTCTGTATCAACTCCAGCAAGATACTCAGCGCCTAAACGCTGAGAGTGCAGCCGCTACATCACCATCACAATCCCCTAACCTTAAAATCCCTCGCACGACTCCCTTAGTTCAACCTCAAACTGAAGTAACGGCAATTCCGACCCTGAATCTTGACCAATCCCTCTCTGAGGTAGAAGAAATTGGTACTAGAAGAAGTGGGTATTTAGCACGTCTGGGCTTAATAACACTACGAGATCTCCTCTACTACTACCCTCGTGACCACATTGATTATGCGCGTCAGGTGAATATCTGTAACCTGGAAGCTGGCGAAACTGTGACGATTGTAGGAACCGTCAAGCGCTGTAACTGCTTCACCAGCCCTAAAAATAAGAAATTAACGATTTTCGAGCTGTTACTCCAAGATGGAACGGGTCAGATTAAACTCAATCGTTTTTTTGCGGGTACTCGTTACAGTCATCGCGGTTGGCAGGAACAACACAAGTATCGTTATCCTCCTGGGGCGGTAGTGGCAGCATCGGGTTTAGTTAAGAAGAATAAGTATGGTTTGACCTTAGAAGACCCAGAACTGGAAGTTTTAGACCACACAGACGGTACCATAGACTCTCTGACAATTGGTCGAGTCGTGCCGGTGTATCCGCT includes the following:
- the tsf gene encoding translation elongation factor Ts, producing the protein MAEISAKLVKELRDKTGAGMMDCKKALKETEGDIAKAAEWLRQKGITSAEKKAGRVAAEGLVGSYIHTGGRVGVLVEVNCETDFVARREEFQELVRNIAMQVAACPNVEYVKVEDIPAEMAQREKDIEMGRDDLAGKPDNIKEKIVVGRIEKRLKELSLMDQPYIRDQSISVEELVKQTISLLGENIQVRRFTRYVLGEGIEKEESNFAEEVAAQMGGK